Genomic segment of Natranaerobius trueperi:
GGACTCATCTGTCGGAAAGATGCTCTTTGATTTAGTCACTTTTCTCAATTGACGGTTATAGCTTTCCATAGAATTATTAGTATAAATTAATTTTCTAACTTCTTCGGGATATTTAAACATAGCAGAGAGCTTGTCCCAATTATCTCTCCAAGATCTAATTGAGATTTCATATTTACTTCCCCATTTTTCTTCAAGGTTATCTAGCTCTGTTAAAGCTACTTCCTCAGTCG
This window contains:
- a CDS encoding transposase, with the protein product QSCIIHQIRNSTKYISYKDRKEFCNDLKNVYRAPTEEVALTELDNLEEKWGSKYEISIRSWRDNWDKLSAMFKYPEEVRKLIYTNNSMESYNRQLRKVTKSKSIFPTDESLLKMLYLATMDITKKWTMRTKNWAQILGQLSIYFEGRI